In the Streptomyces sp. cg36 genome, one interval contains:
- the rbsD gene encoding D-ribose pyranase, whose protein sequence is MKRSGVLNRHLAGALAELGHGDGVLVCDAGMPIPPGPRVVDLAFRAGVPSFAEVLDGLLAELVVEGATAARETDAANPAAARLLAGRFPELELVAHERLKALSSGARLVVRTGEARPYANVLLRCGVFF, encoded by the coding sequence ATGAAGCGGTCGGGCGTCCTCAACCGCCATCTCGCGGGCGCGCTGGCCGAGTTGGGCCACGGCGACGGGGTCCTGGTCTGCGACGCGGGCATGCCCATTCCGCCCGGCCCGCGCGTGGTCGACCTGGCGTTCCGGGCCGGGGTGCCGTCGTTCGCCGAGGTCCTCGACGGGCTCCTGGCCGAGCTGGTGGTCGAGGGCGCCACGGCGGCGCGCGAGACGGACGCGGCCAACCCGGCCGCCGCCCGTCTGCTGGCCGGGCGCTTCCCGGAGCTCGAATTGGTCGCGCACGAGCGGTTGAAGGCGCTGTCGTCGGGGGCGCGGCTGGTCGTGCGGACGGGGGAGGCGCGACCGTACGCGAACGTGCTGCTGCGGTGCGGGGTGTTCTTCTGA
- a CDS encoding ribokinase: MYDYDLLVVGSANADLVIGVDRRPAPGETVLGSDLAVHPGGKGANQAVAAARLGARTALLARVGDDGHGRLLIESQRAAGVDTVGMLVGGAPTGVALITVDPSGDNSIVVSPGANARLAPADVHAAASLFQASRVVSAQLEIPLETVVETVRSLAFGSRFVLNPSPPGPLPAEVLAACDPLIVNEHEARFLLGDSAGPAPEDWARSLLLRGPRSVVITLGAAGALVAAGSTQSFVRVPSPKVDAVDTTGAGDAFTAALAWRLSLGEDLAEAAAFAVRVGAAAVTRRGAQESYPTADEVFAR; the protein is encoded by the coding sequence ATGTACGACTACGACCTTCTGGTCGTCGGGTCCGCCAACGCCGACCTCGTGATCGGCGTCGACCGGCGCCCCGCCCCCGGCGAGACCGTCCTCGGCTCGGACCTGGCCGTCCACCCGGGCGGCAAGGGCGCCAACCAGGCCGTGGCCGCCGCCCGGCTCGGGGCGCGCACCGCGCTGCTGGCCCGGGTCGGCGACGACGGCCACGGCCGGCTGCTCATCGAGTCCCAGCGCGCCGCCGGGGTCGACACGGTCGGGATGCTGGTCGGCGGGGCGCCCACCGGGGTCGCGCTGATCACCGTGGACCCGTCGGGCGACAACAGCATCGTCGTCTCGCCCGGCGCCAACGCCCGTCTGGCGCCCGCCGACGTGCACGCCGCCGCCAGCCTCTTCCAGGCGTCCCGGGTGGTCTCCGCGCAGCTGGAGATCCCGCTGGAGACGGTGGTGGAGACCGTGCGCAGCCTCGCCTTCGGCAGCCGCTTCGTCCTCAACCCCTCACCACCGGGGCCGCTCCCGGCCGAGGTGCTGGCGGCCTGCGACCCGCTGATCGTCAACGAGCACGAGGCCCGCTTCCTGCTCGGCGACTCGGCGGGCCCGGCCCCCGAGGACTGGGCCCGGTCGCTGCTGCTGCGCGGCCCGCGCTCGGTGGTGATCACCCTGGGCGCGGCGGGCGCCCTCGTCGCCGCCGGGAGCACGCAGTCCTTCGTCCGCGTGCCGAGCCCGAAGGTGGACGCGGTGGACACCACCGGGGCGGGCGACGCCTTCACCGCGGCGCTCGCCTGGCGGCTGAGCCTGGGCGAGGACCTGGCCGAGGCCGCCGCGTTCGCCGTACGGGTGGGGGCCGCCGCCGTCACCAGACGCGGCGCGCAGGAGTCGTACCCCACCGCCGACGAGGTCTTCGCCCGATGA
- a CDS encoding substrate-binding domain-containing protein, translated as MATDTLQSTRGASGAPALRRLLLDNGALSALVVLVVAMSLLSGDFLTTQNLLNVGVQAAVTAILAFGVTFVIVSAGIDLSVGSVAALSATVLAWTATKQGLPVWLAVLFAVGTGIACGLVSGALVAYGKLPPFIATLAMLSVGRGLSLVISQGSPIAFPGSVSRVGDTLGGHLPVPVLVMVAMGLLTALILTRTYLGRSMYAIGGNEEAARLSGLRVKRQKVAIYALSGLFAAVAGIVLASRLVSAQPQAAQGYELDAIAAVVIGGASLSGGVGKASGTLIGALILAVLRNGLNLLSVSAFWQQVVIGVVIALAVLLDTLRRRAGAVPGAGGAGPGGFGGGRGAAKLALGAVGLAAVLGALSFVHPGASGKSTKVGMSLSTLNNPFFVQMKAGAEAEAKAAGIDLTVTDAQNDASQQANQIQNFTGSGMKSIIVNPVDSDAVGPSVRAANKAGVPVVAADRGVNKADVATLVASDNVAGGRLAAKALADKLGGRGSVVVLQGTAGTSASRERGQGFAEGITAYPGITVVARQPADFDRTKGLDVMTNLLQSHPDVAGVFAENDEMALGAIKALGARAGSSVAVVGFDGTPDGLKAVSAGTLYASVAQQPAELGRIAVRNAVRAAGGERVESTVKVQVLVVTRQNVADFQ; from the coding sequence GTGGCCACTGACACGCTCCAGAGCACCCGGGGCGCGAGTGGCGCCCCCGCGCTCCGCCGTCTCCTGCTCGACAACGGCGCGCTCAGCGCCCTGGTGGTCCTCGTGGTGGCGATGTCGCTGCTCTCCGGGGACTTCCTCACCACCCAGAACCTGCTCAACGTCGGTGTCCAGGCCGCCGTCACCGCGATCCTCGCCTTCGGCGTCACCTTCGTGATCGTCTCGGCGGGCATCGACCTGTCGGTGGGATCGGTGGCGGCGCTCTCCGCGACCGTGCTCGCCTGGACGGCCACCAAGCAGGGCCTGCCGGTGTGGCTGGCCGTCCTGTTCGCAGTCGGCACCGGCATCGCCTGCGGCCTGGTCAGCGGAGCGCTCGTCGCCTACGGCAAGCTCCCGCCGTTCATCGCCACCCTGGCGATGCTCTCGGTGGGCCGTGGCCTGTCCCTGGTCATCTCGCAGGGAAGCCCGATCGCCTTCCCCGGGTCCGTCTCCCGCGTCGGCGACACCCTCGGCGGCCATCTGCCCGTCCCCGTCCTGGTGATGGTGGCGATGGGCCTGCTCACCGCCCTGATCCTGACCCGTACGTATCTGGGCCGCTCGATGTACGCCATCGGCGGCAACGAGGAGGCCGCCCGGCTGTCCGGGCTGCGGGTCAAGCGGCAGAAGGTCGCCATCTACGCGCTCTCCGGCCTGTTCGCGGCCGTCGCGGGCATCGTGCTGGCCTCCCGGCTGGTCTCCGCCCAGCCGCAGGCCGCCCAGGGGTACGAGCTGGACGCGATCGCGGCCGTGGTGATCGGCGGCGCCAGCCTGTCCGGCGGCGTCGGCAAGGCGTCCGGCACCCTGATCGGCGCGCTGATCCTCGCCGTGCTGCGCAACGGCCTCAACCTGCTGTCCGTGTCCGCCTTCTGGCAGCAGGTGGTCATCGGAGTCGTCATCGCCCTAGCCGTCCTGCTCGACACCCTGCGCCGGCGCGCCGGGGCCGTGCCGGGCGCGGGCGGCGCCGGGCCCGGCGGCTTCGGCGGTGGGCGCGGGGCGGCCAAGCTGGCCCTGGGCGCGGTGGGACTGGCCGCCGTGCTGGGCGCCCTCTCCTTCGTCCACCCGGGCGCGTCCGGCAAGTCGACCAAGGTGGGCATGTCGCTCTCCACCCTCAACAACCCCTTCTTCGTCCAGATGAAGGCCGGGGCGGAGGCCGAGGCCAAGGCGGCCGGGATCGACCTCACCGTCACCGACGCCCAGAACGACGCCTCCCAACAGGCCAACCAGATCCAGAACTTCACCGGCTCCGGCATGAAGTCGATCATCGTCAACCCGGTGGACTCCGACGCGGTCGGCCCGTCCGTACGGGCCGCGAACAAGGCGGGCGTTCCCGTCGTCGCCGCCGACCGGGGCGTCAACAAGGCCGACGTCGCCACCCTCGTCGCCTCCGACAACGTCGCGGGCGGCAGGCTCGCCGCCAAGGCCCTCGCCGACAAGCTCGGCGGCCGGGGCAGCGTCGTCGTCCTCCAGGGCACCGCGGGCACCTCCGCCTCCCGAGAGCGCGGGCAGGGCTTCGCCGAGGGCATCACGGCGTACCCCGGGATCACCGTGGTGGCCCGTCAGCCCGCCGACTTCGACCGCACCAAGGGCCTCGACGTGATGACCAACCTCCTCCAGTCCCACCCGGACGTGGCCGGGGTCTTCGCCGAGAACGACGAGATGGCGCTCGGCGCGATCAAGGCACTGGGCGCCCGTGCGGGCTCCTCCGTCGCCGTGGTCGGCTTCGACGGCACCCCCGATGGCCTGAAGGCGGTCTCAGCGGGCACGCTGTACGCGTCGGTCGCGCAACAGCCCGCCGAACTCGGCCGGATCGCCGTCCGCAACGCGGTACGGGCGGCCGGGGGCGAGCGGGTGGAGAGCACGGTGAAGGTCCAGGTGCTGGTCGTCACCCGGCAGAACGTCGCCGACTTCCAGTGA
- a CDS encoding sugar ABC transporter ATP-binding protein translates to MSGTDELLRVEGVRKEFPGVVALDGVDFELRRGEVHVLLGENGAGKSTLIKMLSGVHRPDAGRVLVGGEEVRVHGAQDAERLGIATIHQEFNLVPDLTVAENVFLGRQPRRYGLIDRRRMEAEAAALLERVGVDVAPRTRVRELGIARLQMVEIAKALSLDARVLIMDEPTAVLTSEEVDKLFAIVRALRADGVGVVFITHHLDEIAALGDRVTVLRDGRSVGQVPATTPQDELVRLMVGRGIDQHYPRERPDTGPPLLSVRGLTRDGAFHDVGFEVRAGEVVGLAGLVGAGRTEVARAVFGADRYDSGTVHVGGAPLPRHDVGAAMDAGLGLVPEDRKGQGLVLDASVQENLGLVTLRSATRAGLVDRKGQRTAAARIAGELGVRMAGLGQPVRTLSGGNQQKVVIGKWLLADTKVLILDEPTRGIDVGAKVEIYQLINELTASGHAVLMISSDLPEVLGMSDRVLVMAQGRIAGELPAHLATQEAVMELAVGAAAVPTPATNDVEGSRGH, encoded by the coding sequence ATGAGCGGCACCGACGAGTTGCTGCGCGTCGAAGGCGTGCGCAAGGAGTTCCCCGGCGTCGTCGCGCTGGACGGCGTCGACTTCGAGCTGCGCCGCGGCGAGGTGCACGTCCTGCTCGGCGAGAACGGCGCCGGCAAGAGCACCCTGATCAAGATGCTCTCCGGCGTCCACCGCCCCGACGCCGGACGCGTCCTCGTCGGCGGCGAGGAGGTGCGCGTCCACGGCGCCCAGGACGCCGAGCGGCTCGGGATCGCCACCATCCACCAGGAGTTCAACCTCGTCCCCGACCTCACCGTCGCCGAGAACGTCTTCCTGGGCCGCCAGCCGCGCCGCTACGGCCTGATCGACCGCCGCCGGATGGAGGCGGAGGCCGCCGCGCTCCTGGAACGGGTGGGCGTCGACGTCGCACCCCGGACGCGCGTGCGCGAACTGGGCATCGCCCGGCTCCAGATGGTGGAGATCGCCAAGGCGCTCAGCCTGGACGCCCGCGTACTGATCATGGACGAGCCGACCGCCGTCCTCACCTCCGAGGAGGTCGACAAGCTCTTCGCCATCGTGCGCGCACTGCGCGCGGACGGCGTCGGCGTCGTCTTCATCACCCACCACCTCGACGAGATCGCGGCCCTGGGCGACCGCGTCACCGTGCTGCGCGACGGCCGCAGCGTCGGCCAGGTGCCCGCCACGACCCCGCAGGACGAACTCGTCCGGCTGATGGTCGGGCGCGGCATCGACCAGCACTACCCGCGCGAACGCCCGGACACCGGGCCCCCGTTGCTCTCGGTGCGCGGACTGACCCGCGACGGCGCCTTCCACGACGTCGGCTTCGAGGTGCGGGCCGGGGAGGTCGTGGGGCTGGCCGGTCTGGTCGGCGCCGGACGCACCGAGGTCGCCCGCGCGGTCTTCGGCGCCGACCGCTACGACAGCGGCACCGTCCACGTCGGCGGCGCGCCGCTGCCCCGCCACGACGTCGGCGCCGCGATGGACGCCGGCCTCGGCCTCGTCCCCGAGGACCGCAAGGGCCAGGGCCTCGTCCTGGACGCCTCCGTGCAGGAGAACCTCGGCCTGGTCACCCTGCGCTCGGCCACCCGCGCCGGACTCGTCGACCGCAAGGGCCAACGCACCGCCGCCGCGCGGATCGCCGGGGAACTGGGCGTCCGCATGGCCGGGCTCGGGCAGCCGGTGCGCACCCTGTCCGGCGGCAACCAGCAGAAGGTCGTCATCGGCAAGTGGCTGCTGGCCGACACGAAGGTGCTCATCCTCGACGAACCGACCCGGGGCATCGACGTCGGCGCCAAGGTCGAGATCTACCAGCTCATCAATGAACTCACCGCCTCCGGACACGCCGTCCTCATGATCTCCAGCGATCTGCCCGAGGTCCTCGGCATGAGCGACCGGGTGCTCGTCATGGCCCAGGGCCGGATCGCCGGGGAGCTCCCCGCGCACCTGGCCACCCAGGAAGCCGTGATGGAACTCGCCGTCGGCGCGGCGGCCGTACCCACCCCAGCGACGAACGATGTGGAGGGCTCCCGTGGCCACTGA
- a CDS encoding LacI family DNA-binding transcriptional regulator gives MASIKDVAARAGVSVATVSRVLNSHPSVSPDARARVLAAVDALGYRPNAVARSLRTDQTRTLGLVISDVLNPYFTELARSVEEEARALGYSVIIGNADERPELQDHHVRTLLDRRIDGLLVSPTDGGSPLMLEAARAGTPMVFVDRWIPGVDVPVVRADGRAAIRDLVAHLHGLGHRRLAIIAGPAATTTGSERVAAFRDALREHHLPLPDAHIGQGDFQADSGRRATERFLALPEPPDVVFAADNLMALGALDAIRARGLRVPHDIGLAAFDDIPWFVHTDPPITAIAQPTGELGRAAVRALVDRIEGRTPEPVTLPARLVVRRSCGEAAPDGSAPDRTSRSRP, from the coding sequence ATGGCGAGCATCAAGGACGTCGCGGCACGGGCGGGGGTGTCCGTCGCCACCGTCTCGCGCGTCCTCAACAGCCACCCCTCCGTCAGCCCCGACGCACGCGCGCGGGTCCTGGCCGCCGTCGACGCGCTCGGCTACCGGCCCAACGCCGTCGCCCGGTCCCTGCGCACCGACCAGACCCGCACCCTCGGCCTGGTCATCAGCGACGTGCTCAACCCGTACTTCACCGAGCTGGCCCGCTCGGTCGAGGAGGAGGCCCGCGCGCTGGGCTACAGCGTCATCATCGGCAACGCCGACGAGCGCCCCGAACTCCAGGACCACCACGTCCGCACCCTGCTCGACCGGCGCATCGACGGACTGCTGGTCTCGCCCACCGACGGCGGCTCGCCGCTGATGCTGGAGGCGGCCCGCGCGGGCACCCCCATGGTCTTCGTCGACCGCTGGATCCCCGGCGTGGACGTCCCCGTCGTCCGCGCCGACGGCCGCGCCGCCATCCGCGACCTGGTCGCCCATCTGCACGGACTCGGCCACCGCAGGCTCGCCATCATCGCCGGTCCGGCGGCCACCACCACCGGCAGCGAACGCGTCGCGGCCTTCCGGGACGCCCTGCGCGAGCACCACCTCCCGCTGCCCGACGCCCACATCGGCCAGGGCGACTTCCAGGCCGACAGCGGGCGCCGGGCCACCGAACGCTTCCTCGCCCTGCCCGAGCCGCCCGACGTGGTCTTCGCCGCCGACAACCTGATGGCGCTCGGCGCGCTCGACGCCATCCGGGCCCGCGGGCTGCGGGTGCCGCACGACATCGGGCTCGCCGCGTTCGACGACATCCCCTGGTTCGTGCACACCGATCCGCCGATCACCGCGATCGCCCAGCCCACCGGCGAGCTCGGCCGCGCCGCGGTCCGCGCGCTCGTCGACCGCATCGAGGGACGGACCCCCGAACCGGTCACCCTGCCCGCCCGTCTGGTGGTCCGCCGCTCCTGCGGCGAGGCCGCGCCGGACGGATCCGCCCCCGACCGTACGTCCAGGAGCAGGCCATGA
- a CDS encoding WD40/YVTN/BNR-like repeat-containing protein: MRTGRTGRLRAAAVAVLAVAGLLAPAGHAAGAAAHEAGAETQEAGVQQAGAGTQEEDDDAGPAAPAEYSYLQKAVPGLPLPRHAYDTAAAQAEALPATGGTWQGVGPTNIGGRVTSLALDPRHPDTLYAAAASGGVWRSTDAGRTFAPAWPERGTQAMGALATAPDGTLYAGTGEPNPGGGSVTYEGTGVYRSTDQGRSWRAVGLRDSGAVGALAVDPRRPRRILAAATGSLYNGGGDRGVYLSDDAGGSWRRVLDVPNAFTGAVDVQRDPADPDRVYAVLWDHRRVPDRRTYGGTGSGVYRSDDGGRHWHRLGGGLPTADSGRIGLGVAASAPGRLYALVGATDGAFGSFLTSADHGEHWTKLPDSAVLTDSQSSYSWWFGKVWVDPADAGHVHAAGVGLLTTEDGGATWTSEEDAVHADQHAMIWDPRHPGRVYLGNDGGVYRSDARGDGGWTKAVYEPWTQLYTVAATPQDPARISGGAQDNGSIRSWGGDRFNEYLGGDGLQNLIDPTDPDRVYACYQYGNCFRSTDGGATLSEYTDSTTAERRNWLTPVQFDPVDPRVLYYGGDRLNRSADGGATWQPISPDLTGGPGRDSYPYGTITTVAAARDGRTVWAGTDDGRVWVTRDLGAHWTRVLSGQPWVTRIAVDPADPATAYVSLSGYRSGSAQPHLLRTRDAGARWADLSGNLPQAPVNDVVLTGRNTLYAATDQGVFVSGRGGWRRLGGGLPLVPVSDITYDPAGHRLVAATFGRGFYTLRTP, translated from the coding sequence ATGCGTACAGGAAGAACCGGAAGGCTACGCGCCGCCGCCGTCGCGGTCCTGGCGGTCGCCGGGCTGCTGGCCCCCGCGGGCCACGCCGCAGGGGCCGCGGCCCACGAGGCCGGGGCCGAGACGCAGGAGGCCGGGGTCCAACAGGCCGGGGCCGGGACGCAGGAGGAGGACGACGACGCGGGCCCGGCCGCACCCGCCGAGTACAGCTACCTCCAGAAGGCGGTGCCGGGCCTGCCGCTGCCCCGGCACGCCTACGACACGGCCGCAGCCCAGGCCGAGGCGCTCCCGGCCACCGGCGGCACCTGGCAGGGCGTCGGCCCCACCAACATCGGCGGCCGGGTCACCTCCCTCGCCCTCGACCCGCGCCACCCCGACACCCTGTACGCGGCGGCGGCCAGCGGCGGGGTGTGGCGCTCGACGGACGCGGGGCGCACCTTCGCGCCCGCCTGGCCCGAGCGCGGCACCCAGGCCATGGGCGCGCTCGCCACCGCCCCCGACGGCACCCTGTACGCGGGCACCGGCGAGCCCAACCCGGGCGGCGGCAGCGTGACGTACGAGGGCACCGGCGTCTACCGCTCCACCGACCAGGGCCGCAGCTGGCGGGCCGTGGGGCTGCGGGACTCGGGCGCGGTCGGCGCCCTCGCGGTGGACCCGCGCCGCCCGCGCCGGATCCTGGCGGCGGCCACCGGCTCGCTCTACAACGGGGGCGGCGACCGGGGCGTCTACCTCTCCGACGACGCGGGCGGCTCGTGGCGGCGGGTGCTGGACGTGCCCAACGCCTTCACCGGCGCGGTCGACGTCCAGCGCGACCCGGCGGACCCGGACCGCGTCTACGCGGTGCTCTGGGACCACCGGCGCGTACCGGACCGGCGCACCTACGGCGGTACGGGCTCCGGCGTCTACCGCTCCGACGACGGCGGCCGTCACTGGCACCGGCTCGGCGGCGGGCTGCCCACCGCCGACTCGGGCCGCATCGGCCTGGGTGTCGCCGCCTCCGCGCCCGGCCGTCTGTACGCCCTGGTCGGTGCGACAGACGGCGCGTTCGGCTCCTTCCTCACCTCGGCGGACCACGGGGAGCACTGGACGAAACTGCCCGACAGCGCGGTGCTCACCGACTCCCAGTCGAGCTATTCGTGGTGGTTCGGCAAGGTGTGGGTCGACCCGGCCGACGCCGGACACGTCCACGCGGCCGGGGTGGGCCTGCTGACCACCGAGGACGGCGGGGCGACCTGGACCAGCGAGGAGGACGCGGTCCACGCCGACCAGCACGCGATGATCTGGGACCCGCGCCACCCCGGCCGGGTCTATCTGGGCAACGACGGCGGCGTCTACCGCTCGGACGCGCGCGGCGACGGCGGCTGGACCAAGGCGGTGTACGAGCCGTGGACCCAGCTCTACACGGTGGCGGCCACCCCGCAGGACCCCGCCCGCATCTCCGGCGGCGCGCAGGACAACGGCTCGATCCGCTCCTGGGGCGGCGACCGGTTCAACGAGTACCTGGGCGGCGACGGCCTCCAGAACCTCATCGACCCCACCGACCCCGACCGGGTGTACGCCTGCTACCAGTACGGCAACTGCTTCCGCTCCACGGACGGCGGCGCCACGCTGAGCGAGTACACCGACTCCACCACCGCCGAGCGGCGCAACTGGCTCACCCCCGTCCAGTTCGACCCGGTCGACCCCCGGGTCCTCTACTACGGCGGCGACCGCCTCAACCGGTCCGCCGACGGCGGCGCGACCTGGCAGCCGATCAGCCCCGACCTCACCGGCGGCCCCGGCCGCGACAGCTATCCGTACGGCACGATCACCACGGTCGCCGCCGCGCGGGACGGCCGTACCGTGTGGGCGGGCACGGACGACGGACGGGTGTGGGTGACCCGCGACCTCGGCGCCCACTGGACGCGGGTGCTCTCGGGTCAGCCCTGGGTGACCCGGATCGCGGTGGACCCGGCCGATCCGGCGACCGCGTACGTCTCGCTCTCCGGCTACCGCTCGGGCTCAGCGCAGCCGCATCTGCTGCGGACCCGGGACGCGGGGGCGAGATGGGCCGATCTGTCCGGAAACCTTCCCCAGGCGCCGGTGAACGACGTGGTGCTCACTGGCCGGAACACGCTCTACGCCGCCACCGACCAGGGGGTGTTCGTGAGCGGGCGCGGCGGCTGGCGGCGGCTGGGCGGCGGGCTGCCGCTGGTGCCGGTGTCGGACATCACATACGACCCGGCCGGGCACCGTCTGGTGGCCGCGACCTTCGGCCGCGGCTTCTACACCCTCCGCACCCCGTAA
- a CDS encoding hydrolase has translation MLRTRSSTRPRLTIATTLAVFGLLGGGTAALAATAPTGAAPTAAAATAPHRVLFDNSKAETAGNADWIISTSQPDPLGQKANPSAETDWTGALSSWGVALQKTGNYSLKTLPSGNTITYGTSSPLDLQNFDTFVLPEPNVLLSAAEKTAVMKFVQNGGGLFMISDHTGSDRNNDGADAVKVLNDLMTNNSVDSTDPFGFSVDALNIANDNPRAISSTTDPVLNGSFGKVTGSIIRNGTTVTLKPADNPAVKGLVYRTGSSGNTGAFFATSTFGSGRVAFWGDSSPIDDGTGQPGNTLFDGWDDPAGTDAALALNGTEWLSGAAGSGGTGGTGGTGGGGGGTCTAAQLLGNPGFESGDSVWSGSSGVITTDSGEAAHTGTYKAWLSGYGSAHTDTLSQTVTVPAGCTSARLSFYLHVDTAETTTTTAYDTLKAQVTDAGGTVLSTLATYSNLNAANGYQQRTFDLSGYAGQTVTLKFTGTEGSTLQTSFVIDDTALDVS, from the coding sequence ATGCTCCGAACCCGGAGTTCCACACGGCCACGGCTGACGATCGCCACCACACTGGCCGTGTTCGGTCTGCTGGGCGGCGGCACCGCCGCCCTCGCGGCCACCGCACCGACCGGCGCCGCGCCGACCGCCGCCGCGGCCACCGCACCGCACCGCGTGCTCTTCGACAACTCGAAGGCCGAGACCGCCGGCAACGCCGACTGGATCATCAGCACCAGCCAGCCCGACCCGCTGGGCCAGAAGGCCAATCCCTCGGCGGAGACCGACTGGACCGGTGCGCTCTCCTCCTGGGGCGTCGCGCTCCAGAAGACGGGCAACTACTCCCTCAAGACGCTGCCGTCGGGCAACACCATCACGTACGGCACGTCCTCGCCGCTGGACCTGCAGAACTTCGACACGTTCGTGCTCCCCGAGCCCAACGTGCTCCTCTCGGCGGCGGAGAAGACCGCCGTCATGAAGTTCGTGCAGAACGGCGGAGGTCTCTTCATGATCTCCGACCACACCGGCTCCGACCGCAACAACGACGGCGCCGACGCGGTCAAGGTCCTCAACGACCTGATGACCAACAACAGCGTGGACAGCACCGACCCGTTCGGCTTCTCCGTCGACGCGCTCAACATCGCCAACGACAACCCCAGGGCCATCTCCAGCACCACCGACCCGGTGCTGAACGGATCCTTCGGGAAGGTCACCGGCAGCATCATCCGCAACGGCACCACCGTCACCCTCAAGCCCGCCGACAACCCGGCGGTCAAGGGCCTGGTGTACCGGACCGGCTCCTCGGGCAACACCGGCGCCTTCTTCGCGACCAGCACCTTCGGCAGCGGCCGGGTGGCGTTCTGGGGCGACAGCTCGCCGATCGACGACGGCACCGGCCAGCCCGGCAACACCCTCTTCGACGGCTGGGACGACCCGGCGGGCACGGACGCGGCCCTCGCCCTCAACGGTACGGAGTGGCTCTCCGGCGCCGCCGGTTCGGGCGGCACGGGCGGTACCGGCGGCACCGGTGGCGGAGGCGGCGGCACCTGCACCGCGGCCCAGCTGCTCGGCAACCCCGGCTTCGAGTCCGGCGACTCGGTGTGGTCCGGCAGCAGCGGGGTCATCACCACCGACTCCGGCGAGGCCGCGCACACCGGCACGTACAAGGCATGGCTGAGCGGCTACGGCTCGGCGCACACCGACACGCTGTCCCAGACGGTGACGGTACCGGCGGGCTGCACCAGCGCCAGGCTCAGCTTCTACCTGCACGTCGACACCGCCGAGACCACCACCACGACGGCGTACGACACGCTCAAGGCGCAGGTGACCGACGCGGGCGGGACGGTCCTCTCCACGCTCGCCACCTACTCCAACCTCAATGCCGCGAACGGCTACCAGCAGCGCACCTTCGACCTGAGCGGCTACGCCGGGCAGACGGTGACGCTGAAGTTCACCGGCACCGAGGGCTCCACGCTGCAGACGTCGTTCGTCATCGACGACACCGCGCTCGACGTGAGCTGA